TGTGCTAATGACTTTTTAAATACATCAAGTAATGATTTATATTCTACTTTAACAGCGTCAATTGTAGGAAGTGAGAGTTCTACATTTTGATCTTCAAGATATTTAAATAATTTCATACCATGAGATACTTCTTCTTGATATTGAATTAAAAACCAAGATGCTGCACCATTAAACCCCTCTTTAGATGAATATGCACTCATACCTAAATAAATATATGCTGAGTGAAATTCTTTATTTAATTGTATAATTAATTCTTTTTGTAATGCTTTACTAATCATTGTTACTCCTTAAAGGTTTATTATACATTAATTTTAGTAATTGTTCTTTAAAATACTCCTAACAAAAGTTTAGATAAAATGGGCAAAAATATATAATATAGGAAAATACAATATGGCAATTTATACATGTGGACATACAACTCCTGATTCAGACTCAATCTGTTCAGCGATTTCATTAGGATATTTATTAAATAAAATTGGACGTGAAGCAATTCCAGCACGTCAAGGTCCTGTTTCTCCTGAAACTCAATTTATTTTAGATAAGTTTGGTTTTGAAGCACCATTATTAAAAACTGAATTTGCAGGTGAAGAATTATTTATCACTGATTATTCAGACAAAGGTCAAGCACCTGCTGATATTGATCAAGCGACTGTAGTTGGTATCGTAGATCATCATAAATTAGGTGATATTACAACTTCAACTCCATTAGAGTGTTGGATTAGACCTGTTGGTTGTACTAATACAATTGTAAAAGAAATGTATGATTATCATGGTGTTGAAATTCCAGTAAATATTGCAGGTATTATGTTATGTGCAATTTTATCTGATACTGTAATTTTTAAATCACCAACTTGTACTCCAATTGATATGAAAATTGTAAAAGAATTAGCGGAGATTGCTGGTATTAATGATTTTGCTGCACTTGGAATGGAAATGTTTAAAGTTAAATCAGCAGTTGAAGGTGTTCCTGTTAGAGATTTAATCTTAAGAGATTATAAACCTTTTGATATGCACGGAAATGCTGTTGGAATTGGACAACTTGAAGTAATTGATTTGGCTATTTTTGATTCAATAAAAGATGATTTAGAAGCAGATTTAGAAGACTTAAGAGCAGAAAAGAATCTTCATACAGCATGTTTAATCTTAACTGATATTATGAAAGAAGGTTCAGAAATTTTAGTAGCTTCTGTTGATAATTCAATTTTTGAAACAGCATTTAATAAAGAATTAGTTGATGGAAAAGTTTGGTTAGATGGGTGTTTATCTAGAAAAAAACAAATTATTCCTTTCTTAGAACCAGCATTTGCTTAAATGCTTTAAATAATCCCTTCTTGGGATTATTTGTCTTTTTTTAACTC
This sequence is a window from Poseidonibacter parvus. Protein-coding genes within it:
- a CDS encoding ferritin; this translates as MISKALQKELIIQLNKEFHSAYIYLGMSAYSSKEGFNGAASWFLIQYQEEVSHGMKLFKYLEDQNVELSLPTIDAVKVEYKSLLDVFKKSLAHEQTMTKNLNNLSDLAMKDKDHATYNLLQWYVTEQVEEEATVGEIIDHIKLVGDNGYGLYTIDKELASRSFVDPTQE
- a CDS encoding manganese-dependent inorganic pyrophosphatase, translating into MAIYTCGHTTPDSDSICSAISLGYLLNKIGREAIPARQGPVSPETQFILDKFGFEAPLLKTEFAGEELFITDYSDKGQAPADIDQATVVGIVDHHKLGDITTSTPLECWIRPVGCTNTIVKEMYDYHGVEIPVNIAGIMLCAILSDTVIFKSPTCTPIDMKIVKELAEIAGINDFAALGMEMFKVKSAVEGVPVRDLILRDYKPFDMHGNAVGIGQLEVIDLAIFDSIKDDLEADLEDLRAEKNLHTACLILTDIMKEGSEILVASVDNSIFETAFNKELVDGKVWLDGCLSRKKQIIPFLEPAFA